The following is a genomic window from Caproiciproducens sp. CPB-2.
CTGCGCGGGCAGGGGTTCTTTAAAACCGTGATCTATATGCCGAATCTGATCATGGCTTCCGCTTTTGCCATGCTGTTTTTCGCGCTGTTCTCCGACAACGGCCCCGTCAACGGAAGCCTGGTGTCCCTCGGTATTTTCAGCCAGCCCTTCCGTTTTCTGGCCAGCATAGCCGGCACACGCGGCCTGATCAGCTTCATGAATTTCCTGATGTGGTTCGGAAATACCACGATTCTGCTGATGGCGGCGATCATGGGCGTCGACCCCGGACTTTACGAGGCTGCCGAAATCGACGGCGCCTCCTCCAACCAGATGTTCTGGCGGATCACCATTCCGCTGATCCGTCCCATTATGGCGTATGTCCTGGTCACTTCGCTCATCGGCGGCCTGCAGATGTTTGACGTGCCCCAGATTCTGACCAACGGCTCCGGTAATCCGGACCGCAGCGCGACCACGATGATCATGTACCTGAACAACCATATGTACAGCAAAAATTACGGGATGGCCGGAGCGGTCTCCACCGTGCTTTTCCTGATCTGCGCGGCGCTCTGCTTCCTGATCTATTTTATCACGACAAACAACGACGGCTTTGCCGGAAACAAAAGAAAAAGGGGTGTCCATGGATGAATAAGCGTTCTAAATCCGGCCAATCCGGACTTTCCGCCGCACGGGCCGCCTGTTATCTTGTTTTGGCCGTTCTCTGTTTTTTGTGCCTGTTTTTCTTTTACATGCTGCTGATCAACGCTTCCCGGAACACCTATCAGATTCAGCAGGGGTTCTCGTTTCTTCCGGGAAAATCCTTTGTCGTAAACCTGAAAAATCTTCTGAAAAACGCGAACATCCCCGTGCTGAGCGGTATTTATAACAGCCTTGTCGTCTCCGCGCTGACGGCGCTTCTGGCGTCCTATTTCTCGGCGCTGACCGCCTATGGGATTTACGCTTACGATTTCAGATTTAAGAAGACCGCTTTTACGGTTATTTTGCTGATTATGATGATGCCGACGCAGATTTCGGCGGTGGGCTTCGTCAATCAGATGCAGGCGATGGGGCTGCGCAATTCCCTGATTCCGCTGTTTCTGCCCTCCATTGCTTCTCCCACTGTGTTTTTCTTTATGAAACAGTACCTCGACAGCAATATGCCGATGGAAATCGTGGAGGCCGCGCGCATTGACGGCAGCGGCGAGTTCCACACCTTTAACACCATCGTGCTGCCGATCATGAAGCCGGCGGTGGCCGTACAGGCGATTTTCACCTTTGTGACCGCGTGGAATAACTTCTTTATTCCCGCCCTGCTGATTGACAAAGCTGACAAAAAGACTCTGCCCATCCTGATTGCGCAGCTACGCAGCGCGGATTTCCTCAAATTCGACATGGGGCAGGTCTACATGATGGTCACCATCGCGATCATTCCGGTCATCATGATTTACCTGATTCTCTCCAAATACATTGTGCGCGGCGTTGCGCTGGGCGGCGTAAAGGGATAACCGGTCCGCCGCAAAATAAACTGAGCTGGGGATGAAGCAAATGGGATTTCCTGAAAATTTCATCTGGGGCGCCGCAACCGCTTCCTACCAGATCGAAGGGGCCCCGCGGGAAGGGGGCAAAAGCGACTCTGTCTGGGATGAGTTCTGCCGTATTCCGGGCGCCGTTTTTGAAGGTCAGACAGGCGACGCCGCCTGCGACCATTATCACCGCTTCCGCGAAGATATCGCCATGATGAAACAGCTGGGCATCCGTGCTTACCGTTTCTCCTTCTCCTGGCCCCGCGTTCTGCCGGACGGAACGGGGGAAGTAAACGAGGCGGGCATGCGTTTCTATGAAGACCTTGTAGAGGAACTCCTGCAAAATCAGATTACACCCTATGCCACTCTTTTTCATTGGGATTATCCGGCCGTCCTGCAGAAGCAGGGCGGCTGGCTGAACCCACAGAGCCCGCTGTGGTTCGAACAGTATGCCGAAACCATCGCGAGACGATTTAAAGGCAAAATCCATCACTATTTTACCATCAATGAGCCGCAGTGCTTTATCGGACTGGGCTACGGCCGCGGCACGCATGCGCCCGGCCTGAAGCTTTCCGCCGCGGATAATTTTCTGGCGGTCCACCACGTCCTGCTGGCGCACGGAGGAGCTGTCCGCGCGCTGAGGGAATACGGCGGTCCTGTCAGTGTGGGACTGGCGCAGTGCGGGCGGATTTTCGTTTCGCAGACCGACCGGACCGAGGATGCCGAAGCCGCGCGGCGCGCTACCTTCGAGGTCCCCGGCGACTATCTTGACGCGCTTTTCAGCGTCTCCCTCTGGAGCGACCCGATCCTGAAGGGGGAGTACCCCAAGGACTTCCTGCAAAAATTTCCCGATGTACTGCCCGAAATCAGCGCAGAGGATATGGAGCTCATCCGTCAGCCAATCGATTTTTACGGGCAGAATATTTACCACTCCGCCCGCGTCCGGGCGGTGAAGGACGGCTGGGAGCCTGTGCCGTTCCCCGTGGGGATGACAAAAACGGCCATGAACTGGCCCGTAACCCCGGAATGCATGTACTGGTGCAGTAAATTCCTGTATGAAGAATACCGCAAAAAAATCATTATCAGTGAAAACGGGATGTCCGCCCACGACGCCATCTCCCTGGACGGGCGGGTACACGACCCGAACCGGATCGATTATCTGCGCCGCTATCTCCGTTATTTAAGGATGGCGGTAAATGAGGGTATTGATGTCGCAGGTTACTTTGTCTGGTCCCTGATGGATAATTTTGAATGGGATTCCGGTTATCACGAACGCTTCGGTATCATCTATGTCGATTACGAAGCACAGCAGCGAATCCCGAAGGACAGCGCTTACTGGTACCAAAAAATGATAGAACAAAACGGAGAGAGGCTCTGAAAAGCCTCTCTCCGTTTTGTTCGTATCCATTCAGTCCGGTTCCAGCAGTTGTGCAAACGAATCAATATACCGATCCGCTTCCCGGAGGATGGTCTCTTTTTCATAGTCCGAGTACGGGTCGTAAACCCCGCAGGTCCGGAAGCCGCCTGCCTTCGCTCCCCGGATTCCCGCCGAAATGTCCTCGAACACCACGCAGTCCCGCGCGGAAAGGCCGAGCCGCTGCGCCGCCA
Proteins encoded in this region:
- a CDS encoding GH1 family beta-glucosidase, which encodes MGFPENFIWGAATASYQIEGAPREGGKSDSVWDEFCRIPGAVFEGQTGDAACDHYHRFREDIAMMKQLGIRAYRFSFSWPRVLPDGTGEVNEAGMRFYEDLVEELLQNQITPYATLFHWDYPAVLQKQGGWLNPQSPLWFEQYAETIARRFKGKIHHYFTINEPQCFIGLGYGRGTHAPGLKLSAADNFLAVHHVLLAHGGAVRALREYGGPVSVGLAQCGRIFVSQTDRTEDAEAARRATFEVPGDYLDALFSVSLWSDPILKGEYPKDFLQKFPDVLPEISAEDMELIRQPIDFYGQNIYHSARVRAVKDGWEPVPFPVGMTKTAMNWPVTPECMYWCSKFLYEEYRKKIIISENGMSAHDAISLDGRVHDPNRIDYLRRYLRYLRMAVNEGIDVAGYFVWSLMDNFEWDSGYHERFGIIYVDYEAQQRIPKDSAYWYQKMIEQNGERL
- a CDS encoding carbohydrate ABC transporter permease, which produces MNKRSKSGQSGLSAARAACYLVLAVLCFLCLFFFYMLLINASRNTYQIQQGFSFLPGKSFVVNLKNLLKNANIPVLSGIYNSLVVSALTALLASYFSALTAYGIYAYDFRFKKTAFTVILLIMMMPTQISAVGFVNQMQAMGLRNSLIPLFLPSIASPTVFFFMKQYLDSNMPMEIVEAARIDGSGEFHTFNTIVLPIMKPAVAVQAIFTFVTAWNNFFIPALLIDKADKKTLPILIAQLRSADFLKFDMGQVYMMVTIAIIPVIMIYLILSKYIVRGVALGGVKG
- a CDS encoding carbohydrate ABC transporter permease; amino-acid sequence: MNAESTPKKRKRSRYAKWGYLFIAPFFIVFIIFSLIPLCSTIYYSFFQYYRQGLKIIGPTFTGMANYVKLFQTDLPNYLGNTLLIWLIGFVPQIIISLLLAAWFTNQRLNLRGQGFFKTVIYMPNLIMASAFAMLFFALFSDNGPVNGSLVSLGIFSQPFRFLASIAGTRGLISFMNFLMWFGNTTILLMAAIMGVDPGLYEAAEIDGASSNQMFWRITIPLIRPIMAYVLVTSLIGGLQMFDVPQILTNGSGNPDRSATTMIMYLNNHMYSKNYGMAGAVSTVLFLICAALCFLIYFITTNNDGFAGNKRKRGVHG